From the Limisphaerales bacterium genome, the window AATCCATAGGTGGCAATCTGGATCGTACGAACAATTCGGTGAGCCGTTTCCATACTAACTAAATCTGGATTATTCCAATCGCATTCATTACATCTCAAACCCTCCCGTAAAAACGGGAGGGTTTTTTTGTGATCTCAAAAAGCCTCATTGCGGGTAGACACAAAAAAAACCCCGGAAGCCGGGGGGTTGAGCGTTGGCAATTTATTCAGTGCCGGTAGAAGTTCCTTCAGGAGGGGCTCCCTCGGGTTGCTCTTCACCAGGAGCAGGTCCATCACCGGTGTCTCCATCATTGTCTTCGCCCTCCATCGGGCCGGAATCAGCGTCATCCGAACACCCGGTAAACATTGCCACGCCGGCAGTCACTGCAGCTGTAGCAACCAGTTTAGTCAGTTTATTTTTTAGCATTTTATTGAGTTGTTGGGTAGCCCCGTTCATACGCGGCATAACTGCCACAGTCCCGAATTTACCCGCAAATGGCAAGGCCATTTCAGATTCAACCGGACTAAACTGAACAAATTAAGGCAGTTCCTTGAGCTTAATATCCCGATACCAAGCCTCGCTCGGCGGTCCGCCGTGAATTTGCAACGCGATTACCCCCGCCAGCGGGATCTTTGGATCCGGCTCGGTGTAATCGACCGTCAACTGACCGTTAATGTACAACCGGACGCGCCGGCCTTCGCAATGGATTTGATAACGGTTCCAATCATCAGGTTTTAGCACTTGTTTGATCAACGCCGCCTCGGCCCGTGCCAGCATCGTGCGGCGGCGCGATTCGTCATATAAACTGCCCCACCAGCCCACGCCCATATCCGCTTGATAGCCCACCACCTCGTGGTGATTCGGAATCCGTTTCGTGCGAAACTGAATCCCCGCATTCGCCTTCGGGCCGCCAAGCAGCTTCACCTCCAGCGTGAGGATGAAATTTTTGTAAGTCTTCTTCGTACACAAGAATTCATTGCGGGGAATCTTTTCCTTCAATGACCCTCCCACAATCGCCCCTTGCTCAATGCGGAAGGATTGTTCGTTCCCCTCCCAACCGGCCAAAGTTTTGCCATCAAACAATTTGACCCACTCGGCGGCCTCCCCCAAGCAGGTTTGACACACAATGAGCGCGGTGAGCGCGATCCCCAATCGGTTAATTGTTCGCATGCCCGAGCTTACCACGCGCCCGCCGAAAAACAATCGGTAACAATGGCAGGCCGTTCCCGTCTAAATGAGTATGAAGATTGAATTAACCAAAATCGACAAAGTGTTCCTCGCCTGCACAGGCGGCGTCACCTTGCTCGCCATGTTCAGCATTTCATTAATGTAACGCTGAATTCACCCCCTGTTTATCAGGAAAACCGTGTATGACAAAAAAAACCCTTGCAGCCCGTGGCTCATTATGTTGCCTTCCCCGCGCATCAGGAATGGCTCTGAGATGAGTCTGGCAACCTGGCAACGGAGCAAGCCAAGGTGCCTTGGAAAATAACTGTGTTATTAGCCGATGTGTGGGGCCAATCCCCAAACAACAAACTCCGGGGAGATGATCCGCCGCTGATGCACTATATTAGCGGCGTTTTGATTTCTGGAACCTGAAGCGTTTAAAACAAGCGCACCATGAAAACACATACCCTATCTGTAAGAGTTAACCGAAAAAATCCGGATCACCATCTGTGGAATAACCACGGCACCTGGTGGCTGCACTATACGCTGCACCTGGCCGATTTCACCAAACGCCGCGTCCGCAAAAGCCTCGGCACGAACTGCGTGAATGAAGCCCGCACCCGCCGCGACGTATTGCTCGCCGACCTCGCAGGCAAATAACCCAACCGGATCAGTTTAACCCAACGGCGCCCCTCACCGGGCGCCGCTTTTTTGTGCCCAAACAATCTCAAGAACTCATTGGCAAAGGTGTCCCCAACTCGTCCACGCCAAGCCCAACCCCGAAACCGCCAAGATTTTTGGAGGGACGAGCCTGCGAGTCCGTGGCTGTCCCTAGCGCAAGCGGACTCGCAGGCTCG encodes:
- a CDS encoding DUF1080 domain-containing protein; protein product: MRTINRLGIALTALIVCQTCLGEAAEWVKLFDGKTLAGWEGNEQSFRIEQGAIVGGSLKEKIPRNEFLCTKKTYKNFILTLEVKLLGGPKANAGIQFRTKRIPNHHEVVGYQADMGVGWWGSLYDESRRRTMLARAEAALIKQVLKPDDWNRYQIHCEGRRVRLYINGQLTVDYTEPDPKIPLAGVIALQIHGGPPSEAWYRDIKLKELP